The genomic segment GTCACCGGCCACAAGCGCATCAAGATGGCGACCTCGATCGTGGACTACGTGTTCCGCGAACTCGCCATCGCTTATCTCAACCGCACCGATCTCGCCCACAACGAGGACGAGGACGTCATCGAAGACATCTACGAAGACGACGTGGCGGAAGAGGGTTGGGCCGAACCCGCGCATCCGGCGGGAGACGAGGTCGTGGTGCGGGCGTTGCCGTCGAAGACGGCGGATCATCGCATCGAAGCGCGCGGAAGCGCCTCCTTGGGCACGGCGACCGCGGCCGGCATGAAGGCATCTCTGCGCAGCGTTCCCACCGGCGACGCCGCGCCGGTTCGCAAGGGCGAAGTCAAGGTGGAAACGCCGGTCGTCGGCAATCTCGCGGCCGAGGTCGCGCCGCCGAAATCCGAATCGTTCCGCCTCGTTCAGCAGGCCAAGGCCAAGGGATTCACCGGCGACGCCTGCCACGCGTGCGGACAGTTCACCATGGTCCGCAACGGCACGTGCCTCAAGTGCGTGACGTGTGGTGAAACGACCGGCTGTTCGTGATTGATGATATCGACCGGGCGGGGGGAAGGGGCGCTTGTCCCGCCCCTCGTCCGGTCTCGTGAGAACCGGGTCGACGGCACGGCCCGCGCCATTCGACGCACATCGTTATCGGGGAGTCCGTCATGTCTCGCGGGACCTGGCACGAGTATTTCATGAGCGTCGCCGAGGTCGTGGCGTCTCGGGCCACGTGCGACCGGCTCAAGGTCGGCGCGGTCATCGTCAAGGACCACCGCATTCTCACGACGGGCTACAACGGCTCGCTGCCCGGCACACCGCACTGCGACGAGGTCGGGCATCTGGTCAAGGACGGCCACTGCGTGCGCACGATTCACTCGGAGCAAAACGCCGTGTTGCAGGCTGCGCGCTTCGGCATCTCGCTCGACGGCGCGACATGCTACTGCACCTTCAAGCCGTGCCTGTCTTGCCTCAAGACGCTTCTGGGCGCGGGCGTCACGCGCATCATTTACGGCAAGGTCTACGGCAATGAAAAGTCGTATTTCGGCGAGGACGAGATCCTTCGCGGGTTCGACCCTTATCCGCTCCAGTCGCTCGAAGAGGCGATCACCGTGGAGCGCGCCGCCCGCGATTCCGCCGTGGCGTGACTCAGGCTCCAGAATGCGAATGGTTCCGCGCGCCGGGTCTTACGGACACGCCTCGAAAACGTTAGAGATGTTGCTTTCGAAGCACCAGTCGTTCACCTCGCTCAGCGTCCATTCGCTTCCGTCGTAGTCGAGATCGACCACCATCCAAACGGTGCCGGGCGTCTCGCCGTCGGGACGGAAGACGGTGTTGCCGTCCGGGTGGAACACCGTGACCTGAAGCCCGGCCGAAAGTGACATCGCGCGAGACGACGTTGACCCGATATTCGAGTAGTCGTGGACCGCGAATCGATAGGTTCCCGCCGTGCCGGAATTCACCGTCGTGACTTCCGGGCCATTACCCGTCGTGTCGTCCACATCCAGCGAAAAATGCGACCCCCACTGTCTCGCGGCGAAGTACATGAGGTAGAAACCGAGTCCGCCGCACGCGCCGGGGTCGGGGTCGGGGCACGGAGCGAGCAGATGGGAATCGAGGTCGCTGGGTGTGTCGCCCCAGTGAAGTGCGATGCGGACCTGGTCGTCTTCCATGCAGTCGTTGACGAACAAATCGGCGAAGGGCGGTGTGGGATTGTCCTCGAGGACCTCGATCTCGTACTTGGCGACCGCAAGACCCGTTTCCTCGGGGGGTGTGACGACCACGCTGTACCACCCCGCCGGGATCGTGAGGGCGTAGTCACCGGATGCCGAGGTGGTCGTGGTGGCGATCGGTGTCTCGTCGCGCGCAGTCGCCGAGTAGAAATCCAGTTGGGCATTCGCCACAGGGGTCGGCGGATAGACCTCTTTGACGCTGCCGATCAGTGTGGGATCGGCGACGGTGTCATCGTCCCCGGTATCATCATCGCCCGCATCGTCGTCGCCGGAATCGTCATCGTCGGTATCGTCATCGTCGGTGTCGTCGTCGTTCCACCACGGGTCTTCGCCGTTGACGCACACCGATTCGACGCACAGAGCCCATTCTGAACATCCGGACGTATGCTCGAAGCACTCGACCCAGCAATCGGCGTCCGCCGTGCCGCAGACTTCGCCCGCAGTGAGCCCCTCGAAGCATGCGTCGACCTCGCCCGCCAAGGTTTCCTCGCAGGCGGACGGCGCGTCGTCGTCCGTGTCGCCGTCGTCCACATCGTCATCACCGATATCGTCATACACATCGTTGACCGCATCGTCGTCTTTGGATGCGGAGTCTCCGGTAGCTCTTGATGTGCACCCCGGAAACGCGAGAACGGTGACGATGCCGACGCACGCGAGCATACACAGCAACGCCATTCTCGATTGCGACATGATTTCGCCTCCGTGCGATACGGATCGCGCCGAAAACTCCAATCCGCGCCCGGCACGTCGTATATGAATCATCTCACAAAGAATCTCCGATGGGAAGAAAATTCTTTTGCGAATCTCTTGCCCGACTTTTTTCGGCTCGCGGCGCGTTTACGCTGAAGAGGGAACATGCGAGAAGACGGGAGTCGGACCCGGGACCGGCGGACCGGACGAATTCATGGAGGATCGATCGGATGGCCGATCGGGATGCGGAGAACAAGCGGGCGGTCGTCCTGCTGAGCGGCGGGCTCGATTCCACGACGGTGCTCGCCGTCGCGCGTCGCGAGGGCTACGCGCTTCATGCACTCACGTTTCGCTACGGCCAGCGGCACGCCGTGGAGATCGACGCCGCCCGGCGCGTGGCCGTATCCTTCGGCGTCCTGCGGCACGTGATCGCCGACATCGACCTGCGGACCTTCGGCGGTTCGGCGCTGACGGGCGATCTGCCGGTACCCAAGGGGCGTACGGCTGATGAGATGGCGGACGGAATCCCCGTCACCTACGTCCCCGCGCGCAACACGATCTTTCTTTCGTTCGCGCTCGCATTCGCCGAGGTGACCCGGGCGGCCGACATCTTTATCGGCGTCAACGCGCTCGATTACAGCGGCTATCCCGATTGTCGTCCCGAATACATCGAGGCATTCGAGCGCATGGCGAACCTGGCGACGAAGGCGGGCGTCGAAGGGCGAACGCGCGTGAAAATCCACACACCGCTGATCGACCTGACGAAGGCGCGGATCATCGAACTCGGCTTGTCGCTTGGCGTCGACTACGCGCTCACGACGAGCTGCTACGATCCCGACCCCGAAGGCCGCGCCTGCGGCGAATGCGACGCCTGTCGGTTGCGCCTCAAGGGATTTGGCGAGGCGGGCCGCACCGATCCGGCAACGTATCGCTGACGCACTTGCGCGCTACGCGGCACTTCCCGATACTCGCGCCATGTCTTGCATCACCTTCATTCTGGTCATTCTCGCGCTCGGTTGGACGCTGCTGCGTTTTGCGGCCGGGCGATACGCACCCAAACCGCGTCCCGACGAGACGCACTACACCGTCACGTCCGACGGCTGGCGCATCGCGATCCATCGCTGGCGTGCGCGCGGTGCAAGCCCTCACGGCGAACCGGTGCTGCTGCACCACGGCTACTCGGCCAACCACAAGGGATTCGACCTCGGCGTCGGATCGCCGGAAGCGCCCGTGCCGTCAATCGCGCACGCCCTCGCCGATCGCGGGTACGATGTGTGGGCGTGCGACCTGCGGGGCCGCGCCGACAGCGACCGCCCCGTGCCCTTCGGCGAGCGCAAGTGGAACTGGTCGGTTGACGACTACATCCATCGCGACGACCCGGCGATCGTGGACTACATCCTCTTCCGCTCCGCGTATTCGCAGCTCCACTGGATCGGCCACAGCATGGGCGGTCTTCTGCTCTTCTGCCATTGCGGCGTGCACGGCTCGTCGCGGGTCGCGTCGGGGATCACCGTGGGCTCGGGAATCGATTACTCCGACTCCGGCTCGTACTACATCCCGCTGCTGCGTTTTCATCCCCTGATCCGTTGGATGAAACGCAATCACCTCGGCCTGATCTCGAAGATTTCCTCGCCGATGGACGGCCGAGGGCATACGATCACCGAGGAGTTCAATTATTGGCCGTCGAACACGGCCCCCGCAGCCGGGCGAGCCATCCACGCGGGCGTCATCAACGACGTATCTGGAAACGTCACGAAACAAATGACGACGCTGTTTTCACCCGGCGGATTCCGATCTGCGGACGACTCCGTGCGTTATGCCGACAAGATGTCGTCCATCGAAACGCCGATCCTGCTTCTCGGCGGAGACCGCGACCGCCAGGCGCCGCCGATACTGATCGACCGGACGCTGTCGCAGCTCGGCCACGCGCGTCATGCCAAGGCGCAATTCGGACCGGAGCACGGCCACCGCGATCACTACGGCCACTTCGACCTGCTGGTGGGCCTGCGCGCCGAGACCGAGGTCTTCCCGACGATCTTCGATTGGATCGAGAAGCATCCCGCGAAGAAGAAGGACGCCGCCGCTCAGCCCGGCGCGTCGCCGAAGGCAAAATCGAAACGGTCGTAACGTCGTTCGCGCGGTCGGTCAGGGCGGAAAGAAAAACGGGTCAGGCGAAAACCGCCCAACCCGTTGATTTCTTTGATAGGCCTGGAGGGATTCGAACCCCCGACCAAGGGATTAAGAGTCCCCTGCTCTACCAGCTGAGCTACAGACCCTCGAACGGCGCGCACTTTACGAATGCGCGTGCTTGCTGTCAAGAAATTCCCGGCGTAAACGGATGCTTCGGCACAGGAGCGTGTTGACGGTGGCACATCCCATTCTGGGCGGCCTTTGGCCGCTGATGATCGTGTTCGCGGCGCTCGGCGCTTTGGGCGCGGGCGGGGCAGGGGCGCCGATCGGCGTGGACGACCTGCTCGGCGTTTTCACCACGTCCGGCGATTCGCCCGCGGGATTCGTCGCGGGATACATCGAGTTTTCGCCCGACCATTCCTGGGTATGCGTCACGCATACCGATGTTGATCGCGACCGCGTCGCGGATCAGGTGAAGGTGCGTCGCGGCACCTTCCGCATCGGCGCGCAGCCGTCGGGGACAGTCGTCCGCATGACGACGGATGACGGCGCCGCACTCGCTTCGCCGGAATCGCCCGCGTTCCGCGACCGGCGCGTGATGGGTTTTCGCTGGGAGGGCAGGGCGTATGCGCGCAAGGCGTTCGATCAGCCCTACTTCAACTACGCCGAAGACGAGAAACCCAAAGCGCAGGCGATCGCGGTGCGCAGCGACCCCCCGGGCGGCACCGTGTTCTTCAACGGCGCGGCGCAGTCCGACCGCACCCCGATGACCATCGAGACGCCGATCGCGGGCGTCGATCACGAGGTGCGCGTCGAGATGCCGGGGTTCATGCCCGGCGTGCGTACGGTGAACGCGAAGCCCGGCGAGCGCGTGGAGGTCGAGATCGATCTGCGCGAGGGGCTCGCCGAGCTGTGGGTCCGCTCCAGACCGCGCATGCGCGTGGAGATCGACGGCGGCCTGCGCGGCGACACGCCGCTCAAGCTGAACGACCTGACCCTCGGCGAGCACCGCGTGCGCCTGAGCCTTGCGGCGTCGGGCCTCGAGCACGAGGAGACGGTCGTGCTGAAACGCGGCGAGATCACGAAGATCTCGCGCAACTTCATGGGGCGGCTTTCGATCGACGTCGGAA from the Deltaproteobacteria bacterium genome contains:
- a CDS encoding PEGA domain-containing protein, encoding MAHPILGGLWPLMIVFAALGALGAGGAGAPIGVDDLLGVFTTSGDSPAGFVAGYIEFSPDHSWVCVTHTDVDRDRVADQVKVRRGTFRIGAQPSGTVVRMTTDDGAALASPESPAFRDRRVMGFRWEGRAYARKAFDQPYFNYAEDEKPKAQAIAVRSDPPGGTVFFNGAAQSDRTPMTIETPIAGVDHEVRVEMPGFMPGVRTVNAKPGERVEVEIDLREGLAELWVRSRPRMRVEIDGGLRGDTPLKLNDLTLGEHRVRLSLAASGLEHEETVVLKRGEITKISRNFMGRLSIDVGIAADVMDADGKRVGVAPLVEKSLPVGRHLLTLRAPDGRETRVSVDIRLNELTTFTQPFDALP
- the queC gene encoding 7-cyano-7-deazaguanine synthase QueC, encoding MADRDAENKRAVVLLSGGLDSTTVLAVARREGYALHALTFRYGQRHAVEIDAARRVAVSFGVLRHVIADIDLRTFGGSALTGDLPVPKGRTADEMADGIPVTYVPARNTIFLSFALAFAEVTRAADIFIGVNALDYSGYPDCRPEYIEAFERMANLATKAGVEGRTRVKIHTPLIDLTKARIIELGLSLGVDYALTTSCYDPDPEGRACGECDACRLRLKGFGEAGRTDPATYR
- a CDS encoding alpha/beta fold hydrolase, which produces MSCITFILVILALGWTLLRFAAGRYAPKPRPDETHYTVTSDGWRIAIHRWRARGASPHGEPVLLHHGYSANHKGFDLGVGSPEAPVPSIAHALADRGYDVWACDLRGRADSDRPVPFGERKWNWSVDDYIHRDDPAIVDYILFRSAYSQLHWIGHSMGGLLLFCHCGVHGSSRVASGITVGSGIDYSDSGSYYIPLLRFHPLIRWMKRNHLGLISKISSPMDGRGHTITEEFNYWPSNTAPAAGRAIHAGVINDVSGNVTKQMTTLFSPGGFRSADDSVRYADKMSSIETPILLLGGDRDRQAPPILIDRTLSQLGHARHAKAQFGPEHGHRDHYGHFDLLVGLRAETEVFPTIFDWIEKHPAKKKDAAAQPGASPKAKSKRS
- a CDS encoding dCMP deaminase family protein; protein product: MSRGTWHEYFMSVAEVVASRATCDRLKVGAVIVKDHRILTTGYNGSLPGTPHCDEVGHLVKDGHCVRTIHSEQNAVLQAARFGISLDGATCYCTFKPCLSCLKTLLGAGVTRIIYGKVYGNEKSYFGEDEILRGFDPYPLQSLEEAITVERAARDSAVA